In Mus musculus strain C57BL/6J chromosome 1, GRCm38.p6 C57BL/6J, a single genomic region encodes these proteins:
- the Spata46 gene encoding spermatogenesis-associated protein 46 — MDNYSLLSTPRPRISSSALSAFPDIMSSLATSLPDLGDTQNGEQLRRNCTIYRPWFSPYSYFVCTDKESHLEAYGFPEVDREEGRGDNCLLEDVAESVCSSSSSQENTYPREANRKSKHGLDSITSQDILMASKWHPAQQNGYKCASCCRMYPTLHSLKSHIKGGFKEGFSCKVYYRKLKTLWGKEQKARTGDRISLGSCQAFK, encoded by the exons ATGGATAACTACTCACTCCTCAGCACTCCCAGACCTCGTATCTCTTCCTCTGCCCTGAGTGCTTTTCCGGACATAATGTCCTCACTTGCCACCAGCTTGCCAG acTTGGGGGACACCCAGAATGGGGAGCAGCTGAGACGGAACTGCACCATCTACCGGCCCTGGTTTTCCCCTTACAGCTACTTCGTATGCACAGACAAAGAGAGCCACCTGGAGGCCTATGGGTTCCCAGAGGTGGACCGAGAAGAGGGCAGAGGGGATAACTGCCTTCTTGAGGACGTGGCTGAAAGTGTctgctcatcttcttcctcccaagagaACACATACCCCAGGGAGGCCAACAGGAAATCCAAGCATGGTTTGGATTCTATCACATCCCAGGACATCTTAATGGCTTCCAAGTGGCACCCAGCCCAGCAGAATGGCTACAAGTGTGCATCCTGTTGTCGCATGTACCCCACTCTGCACTCCCTCAAGAGCCACATCAAGGGGGGTTTCAAGGAGGGTTTCAGCTGCAAGGTGTACTACCGAAAGCTCAAAACCCTCTGGGGCAAGGAGCAGAAGGCCCGGACAGGAGATAGGATCTCCTTGGGCAGCTGCCAGGCCTTCAAGTAG